Proteins from a genomic interval of Candidatus Rubidus massiliensis:
- the lpxB gene encoding Lipid-A-disaccharide synthase has protein sequence MENLFIFAGEQSGDLHGSHLIHSLKQKLPRCKLYGVGGNLMKAQGLEVVLSTEKFSVMGFTDVFLSLPRLLRYFYYLKGLILKKQPDGVILIDYPGFNLKMAKSLRKEGYQGKIIHYISPSVWAWDPKRIEIMDRHLDLLLTIFPFENQYYQHTSLQVEYVGNPLKQYIQNYKYKANFREVCQIGKDKELIAIFPGSRKSEILKNFPLQLKAMIKLKQQIANVFFAISIANQEASHIIKQLIEKEPFLTEHYSLIPKEYTYEAMKEAKAAIAKSGTVTLELALHLCPTIVIYSVSAINRFIAKHIIRLKLPFYCIVNILAQETVFPELIEKKPNVDEIVSLTLKAFQDEKTRENCINHCKRIHSLLTNHLASEKATDAIKELFL, from the coding sequence TTGGAAAATTTATTTATTTTTGCCGGAGAACAAAGTGGCGATTTACACGGTTCTCATTTAATCCATTCCCTAAAACAAAAGCTGCCTCGTTGTAAGCTCTACGGTGTTGGGGGAAATCTAATGAAAGCGCAAGGGTTAGAAGTTGTCCTTTCAACAGAAAAATTTTCTGTAATGGGTTTTACCGATGTTTTCCTAAGCCTACCTCGTCTCTTACGCTATTTTTACTATTTAAAAGGGTTAATCTTAAAAAAACAGCCCGATGGTGTAATTTTAATTGATTATCCAGGTTTTAATCTAAAAATGGCTAAATCATTGAGAAAAGAAGGGTATCAAGGCAAAATTATCCACTATATCTCTCCTTCTGTTTGGGCTTGGGACCCTAAAAGAATTGAAATTATGGATCGCCACTTAGATTTATTGCTCACCATTTTTCCATTTGAAAATCAATATTATCAACACACATCTTTACAAGTTGAATATGTTGGGAACCCTCTTAAACAATATATTCAAAACTACAAGTATAAAGCAAATTTTAGGGAAGTGTGTCAAATCGGAAAAGATAAAGAACTTATCGCTATTTTTCCAGGAAGTCGCAAATCTGAAATTTTAAAAAATTTCCCTTTGCAACTAAAAGCTATGATAAAATTAAAACAACAAATAGCAAATGTTTTTTTTGCTATTTCAATAGCTAATCAAGAAGCTTCTCATATCATAAAACAATTGATAGAAAAAGAACCTTTTCTAACTGAACATTACTCATTGATTCCAAAAGAATATACTTACGAGGCCATGAAGGAAGCGAAAGCGGCTATTGCAAAGTCTGGAACAGTTACTTTAGAATTGGCCCTTCATTTATGTCCAACTATAGTTATATATAGCGTTTCAGCTATTAATCGATTCATCGCAAAACATATTATCCGTTTAAAATTGCCTTTTTATTGCATTGTAAATATTTTAGCCCAAGAAACTGTTTTCCCAGAATTAATCGAGAAAAAACCAAATGTAGATGAAATTGTTTCTTTAACTTTGAAGGCTTTCCAAGACGAAAAAACTAGAGAAAATTGTATAAATCATTGCAAAAGAATCCACTCCTTATTAACCAATCACTTAGCTAGCGAAAAAGCTACAGATGCTATTAAAGAATTATTTTTATGA